A window of the Microvirga terrae genome harbors these coding sequences:
- the pip gene encoding prolyl aminopeptidase — MPDLYPPIEPFDAGMLDVGDGHCVYWEVCGNPAGQPALVLHGGPGSGCTANARRSFDPSVYRIVLFDQRGSGRSTPHASEPGIDLSTNTTAHLIADIERLRQHLGVERWLLLGGSWGSTLALAYAERHSKRVSAMVLFSIATTTMAEIDWITRGVGAFFPEAWSRFRAGVPETDREGSFPEAYHRLLMDPDPVVHEKAARNWCDWEMALVAVHPGHKPHPRYEDQAFRLGFARLVTHYWRHRACLEEGALLRDAGRLADIPGILIHGRLDIGGPLVTPWSLQRHWPGSELIVVAAAGHDARDPGMTETIVAATDRFARLTAP; from the coding sequence ATGCCCGATCTTTACCCACCTATCGAACCCTTCGACGCCGGCATGCTCGACGTCGGGGACGGGCATTGCGTCTACTGGGAAGTCTGCGGAAATCCGGCCGGACAGCCGGCCCTCGTTCTCCACGGAGGTCCCGGCTCAGGCTGCACCGCGAATGCGCGGCGCAGCTTCGATCCGAGCGTCTACCGAATCGTGCTGTTCGATCAGCGCGGCAGCGGGCGGAGCACACCCCATGCGAGCGAACCCGGCATCGACCTGTCCACCAACACGACCGCCCATCTGATCGCCGATATCGAACGGCTGCGGCAGCATCTCGGGGTCGAGCGCTGGCTGCTGCTGGGCGGCTCTTGGGGCTCGACCCTGGCGCTCGCCTATGCCGAGCGACATTCGAAGCGTGTTTCGGCCATGGTGCTGTTCAGCATCGCCACCACCACGATGGCCGAGATCGACTGGATTACCCGGGGCGTCGGGGCCTTTTTTCCCGAGGCGTGGAGCCGGTTCAGGGCAGGCGTCCCGGAGACGGATCGGGAGGGAAGCTTCCCTGAGGCCTATCACCGCCTTCTCATGGATCCGGATCCTGTCGTCCACGAGAAGGCCGCACGGAACTGGTGCGACTGGGAAATGGCCCTCGTGGCGGTGCATCCGGGCCACAAGCCCCATCCCCGGTATGAGGATCAGGCATTCCGCTTGGGGTTCGCGCGCCTCGTCACCCATTACTGGCGCCATCGCGCCTGCCTCGAGGAGGGGGCTCTGCTGCGCGACGCCGGCCGCCTTGCCGACATTCCCGGCATCCTGATCCACGGCCGGCTCGATATCGGGGGTCCGCTCGTGACGCCCTGGAGCCTTCAACGGCACTGGCCCGGCAGCGAACTCATTGTCGTGGCCGCGGCCGGGCACGACGCGCGCGATCCGGGTATGACCGAGACCATCGTGGCCGCGACGGACCGGTTTGCGCGGCTCACCGCTCCGTGA
- a CDS encoding DUF3606 domain-containing protein has protein sequence MVVSRRHPQDSPRINVLEPWDLQYWSDRWNVPRQQVVDTIRRVGDQVHDVALALGKR, from the coding sequence ATGGTGGTCAGCAGGAGGCACCCTCAGGATTCCCCCCGCATCAACGTCCTCGAGCCGTGGGATCTCCAGTACTGGTCCGACCGCTGGAACGTCCCGCGCCAGCAGGTCGTCGACACCATCCGACGCGTCGGCGATCAGGTCCATGACGTCGCGCTGGCTCTTGGGAAGAGGTAA